A region from the Mucilaginibacter sp. CSA2-8R genome encodes:
- a CDS encoding TIM-barrel domain-containing protein — protein sequence MSYLIASRLQWLKFIVFLVLLTQLSLSAYAQKILEPRANPKAMVQEGNVRFTVLTPRLIRMEWTTSGTFTDNATFIVVNRNLPVPRFTTVKGNGQVIIKTDELELQYKIGSGKFTNQNLSVKLLDTKHPFTWTPGLKQTGNLKGTYRTLDNYDGDEQIWDKTKMELEDGLLATDGWTLIDDSKSLLFDHSDWPWVMPRVTTDHQDLYLMGYGRQYKKALFDFTQIAGRVPLPPRYAFGYWWSRYWSYSDNEVRNVVHNFEQRQLPLDVFVVDMDWHNTDSLRAKDDVFEQPKGWTGWTWNERLFPNPDGFLHWMKDQDLKVTLNLHPASGIAPFEEPYQRTARYLNFDTTGKANIPFAGSDKRFMQALFNTVLHPMEKKGVSFWWLDWQQWPNDKKIKDLNNTWWLNYTFFTDMERTSAVRPMLYHRWGGLGNHRYQIGFSGDAVISWKSLAFQPYFTSSASNVLYGYWSHDIGGHQFGRGAERVLNPELYVRWMQFGALSPIFRTHSTKSASLNKEVWNFQGEYYDALSNAIRLRYQLAPYIYTMARKTYDTGLSLCRPLYYDDPETKEAYENPSEYMFGDNLLVAPIVSAMENGIAKKKVWLPAGNNWFEWNTGALLKGGQYVNRVFGLEEYPIYVKAGAVLPTYPNVKNLSHDPEQCVLAVFPGADGATKVYEDGGNSKDYASAYAYTQVVSRHLPGRIQKITIMPRKGQYAGMALSRTYRLQLYGAEMPVQIVANGKKLNYTTETNTKDWSYNGQELSVNIPLAKANAVQQQEVTVYYSKTDSIDVNNGLVRKFRQLSKGITALKFKDAGIILPHVVGNCEETNLRLQYYPAQFYKALNYFNQHFTEIPKAVEKATNASNATWFQEYFKANLQ from the coding sequence ATGTCTTATCTCATTGCCTCCCGACTTCAATGGTTGAAATTTATAGTCTTTTTAGTGTTGCTGACGCAGTTGTCGCTTTCGGCCTATGCCCAAAAGATATTGGAACCACGGGCCAATCCTAAAGCAATGGTGCAAGAGGGCAATGTTCGTTTTACAGTACTTACGCCGAGGCTCATTCGAATGGAGTGGACCACAAGCGGTACGTTTACCGACAATGCCACTTTTATAGTGGTTAATCGCAATTTGCCGGTACCTCGTTTTACAACAGTTAAAGGTAATGGACAAGTTATTATTAAGACCGATGAATTGGAGTTGCAATATAAAATAGGATCGGGAAAGTTTACCAACCAAAATCTTTCCGTTAAACTTTTGGATACAAAGCACCCTTTTACCTGGACACCTGGATTAAAACAAACGGGCAACCTAAAAGGCACTTACCGCACGCTTGATAATTATGACGGGGATGAACAGATTTGGGATAAAACCAAAATGGAACTGGAAGATGGCTTACTGGCAACTGACGGCTGGACTTTGATTGATGACTCTAAAAGCCTCCTTTTTGACCATAGCGACTGGCCTTGGGTAATGCCGCGGGTTACCACCGATCATCAGGATCTTTACCTTATGGGCTACGGTCGTCAATATAAAAAGGCATTGTTTGACTTTACGCAAATAGCAGGGCGGGTGCCCTTGCCACCCAGGTATGCGTTTGGCTATTGGTGGTCGAGGTATTGGAGCTATTCTGATAACGAAGTGCGTAATGTGGTACATAATTTTGAGCAGCGTCAGTTACCGTTGGATGTCTTTGTGGTAGATATGGACTGGCACAATACAGATAGTTTACGGGCAAAAGATGATGTATTTGAACAGCCTAAAGGCTGGACAGGCTGGACCTGGAATGAAAGATTGTTCCCTAATCCTGATGGATTTTTACATTGGATGAAAGATCAGGATTTGAAAGTAACGCTCAACCTGCATCCGGCTTCGGGTATTGCACCCTTTGAAGAGCCCTACCAAAGAACAGCACGTTACTTAAATTTTGATACTACCGGTAAGGCTAACATTCCGTTTGCAGGGTCAGACAAGCGTTTTATGCAGGCGCTTTTTAACACCGTGTTGCATCCGATGGAGAAAAAAGGCGTAAGCTTTTGGTGGCTCGACTGGCAGCAATGGCCTAACGATAAAAAGATAAAAGACTTAAACAATACCTGGTGGCTTAACTACACCTTTTTTACCGACATGGAACGCACATCGGCGGTGCGTCCTATGTTATATCACCGCTGGGGTGGTTTGGGCAACCATCGCTACCAGATAGGTTTTTCGGGCGATGCAGTTATCTCGTGGAAATCGCTGGCTTTTCAGCCATACTTCACCAGCAGTGCCTCTAATGTGTTGTACGGATACTGGAGCCATGACATCGGCGGCCACCAGTTTGGTCGGGGGGCCGAGCGGGTGCTAAACCCCGAGTTGTATGTGCGCTGGATGCAGTTTGGTGCCTTAAGTCCGATTTTTCGTACACACTCTACCAAAAGTGCGTCTCTTAACAAAGAAGTCTGGAACTTTCAGGGCGAATATTATGATGCCCTAAGTAACGCTATCCGGCTGCGTTACCAGCTGGCGCCATACATTTATACCATGGCCCGTAAAACTTACGATACCGGCCTGTCGCTATGCCGGCCTTTGTATTATGATGATCCGGAAACTAAAGAAGCCTACGAAAATCCGTCAGAGTATATGTTTGGCGATAATCTATTGGTAGCGCCAATTGTGAGTGCCATGGAAAACGGCATTGCTAAGAAAAAGGTGTGGCTGCCGGCCGGGAATAATTGGTTTGAATGGAATACTGGTGCGCTGTTAAAAGGCGGGCAATATGTAAACCGCGTATTTGGCTTGGAAGAGTACCCTATTTATGTAAAGGCAGGTGCGGTGCTGCCCACTTATCCTAATGTAAAAAACTTAAGTCATGATCCCGAACAATGTGTGCTTGCAGTGTTTCCTGGCGCCGATGGCGCAACTAAAGTTTATGAGGATGGCGGCAATAGTAAAGATTATGCCAGTGCTTATGCGTACACTCAAGTAGTATCCAGACATTTGCCCGGGCGCATACAAAAAATTACCATTATGCCCCGAAAAGGGCAGTATGCGGGTATGGCATTGAGCAGGACCTACCGTTTGCAACTGTACGGTGCCGAAATGCCCGTGCAAATTGTGGCTAATGGTAAAAAACTCAATTACACCACTGAAACTAACACAAAAGACTGGAGTTATAACGGGCAGGAACTTTCGGTAAATATACCTTTAGCCAAAGCAAATGCTGTACAACAGCAGGAAGTTACTGTGTACTATAGTAAAACAGACAGCATTGATGTAAACAACGGGCTGGTGCGGAAGTTTAGGCAGCTTAGCAAAGGTATAACTGCATTAAAGTTTAAAGATGCCGGTATCATATTACCTCATGTGGTAGGTAACTGCGAAGAAACCAACTTGCGCCTGCAATACTATCCGGCTCAGTTTTATAAAGCGCTTAACTATTTTAATCAGCATTTTACCGAGATACCCAAAGCAGTAGAAAAGGCAACTAACGCGAGTAACGCTACCTGGTTTCAGGAATATTTCAAGGCCAATTTACAATAG
- a CDS encoding PAS domain S-box protein, whose product MQTRLELYQRVTPLAGLGIFERNLKTGKVYWNQIIRSILEVSDEYNPSLEESIGLYKQPEQVRALITKAITSKTSETGTFEIITPTHKHKWVRVRLQATCANGECISIYGTLEDITQHTEMVALLKEREKLFSNAFDFAPIGMALVSLTGGWIKVNTSLCEMLGYMEHNFLQHTFQDFTHPEDLDKDLKLLQQLLDGKITSYSMEKRYFHATGTVIWALLNVSLIRNESGEPMYFVSQIKDITERKEDEETIRNQNSRLLNFAHIVSHNLRSHTGNMKMLTDMVLQEQEEEERERMLQMLNENSENILETLDYLNEVVKVHDGAGIEKVSLNLKQAVQRVLEIFSASIEKNEAEISVEIPDEFHVHFHPAYLESVIINLISNALKYKNPDRQALILIKAEILNGQIIFKVKDNGQGIDLSRHGNKLFGMYKTFHRHPDARGMGLYLVKNQVEAMGGTISAESTPGYGTTFTVKFVLYKNESTERYLQHG is encoded by the coding sequence ATGCAAACAAGACTTGAACTTTATCAGCGCGTTACGCCTTTGGCAGGCCTGGGAATTTTTGAACGCAATCTTAAGACTGGTAAGGTTTACTGGAACCAAATTATAAGATCAATATTAGAAGTAAGTGATGAATATAACCCCAGCCTGGAAGAATCCATTGGCTTATACAAGCAGCCAGAACAAGTAAGGGCACTCATTACTAAAGCAATTACTTCAAAGACATCTGAAACCGGAACTTTCGAAATTATTACCCCTACGCATAAACATAAATGGGTAAGGGTCCGCTTGCAGGCAACTTGCGCTAACGGAGAATGCATTTCCATATACGGGACGCTTGAGGATATCACGCAGCACACCGAGATGGTAGCGCTATTAAAAGAACGTGAAAAGTTGTTTAGCAATGCCTTTGACTTTGCACCGATAGGCATGGCGCTCGTATCACTTACTGGCGGCTGGATAAAAGTTAATACGAGCTTATGTGAAATGCTGGGTTATATGGAGCACAACTTTCTTCAGCACACTTTTCAGGACTTTACTCATCCTGAAGATTTGGATAAAGACCTTAAACTCCTACAGCAATTGCTTGACGGCAAAATAACGTCCTATAGTATGGAAAAGAGATACTTCCATGCCACAGGGACTGTAATCTGGGCTTTGCTGAATGTGTCGTTAATACGTAATGAATCTGGCGAGCCGATGTACTTTGTTTCGCAAATTAAAGACATTACCGAACGAAAAGAGGACGAGGAAACGATCCGGAATCAAAACAGCCGGCTTCTTAATTTCGCTCATATTGTTTCGCATAACTTACGGTCTCATACCGGTAATATGAAAATGCTTACCGACATGGTTTTGCAGGAGCAGGAGGAAGAAGAACGTGAGCGAATGCTCCAAATGCTCAACGAAAATTCAGAAAACATCCTGGAAACGCTTGATTATCTAAACGAGGTGGTTAAGGTACATGACGGTGCCGGCATAGAGAAGGTTTCTCTTAATTTGAAGCAAGCAGTTCAGCGTGTGCTCGAAATTTTTTCTGCTTCAATTGAAAAGAACGAAGCGGAAATATCAGTAGAAATCCCTGATGAATTTCATGTACACTTTCATCCTGCATATTTAGAAAGCGTAATCATCAATTTAATAAGTAATGCCCTTAAATATAAAAATCCTGACCGGCAAGCACTTATATTGATCAAAGCTGAAATACTTAATGGGCAAATCATATTTAAGGTAAAAGACAACGGTCAGGGAATTGATCTGTCACGCCATGGGAATAAGCTGTTTGGAATGTATAAAACATTCCACCGCCATCCTGATGCACGAGGCATGGGCTTGTATTTAGTAAAAAACCAGGTTGAAGCTATGGGCGGTACTATTTCAGCGGAGAGCACCCCGGGATATGGTACTACATTTACGGTTAAATTCGTTTTATATAAAAATGAATCAACGGAACGTTACTTGCAGCATGGATGA
- a CDS encoding PAS domain-containing sensor histidine kinase: protein MQNSTSPGSNIPDFLKGSGRARKLLQQMDWSVTPLGHPLLWEPVLKTTVEFMLNSPLPKCVIWGEEFIQIYNDAYWSIIDFQNLPVTPGKSAKAGLAPIWNQIGEGYERVMKGETIILRDYKLDKNNDQLPDRYFDFYKAPIWREDGSVGGILLTAIETTEKVSANEELARSRESLMLIMRSAPVAMVVFNGPDFVVEIANDKALKLWGRSADAVIGKPILEGISEFKGQGFEQIFDEVFKAGSSIQLKEKLVCLSSGQKTESIYLDLSYEPLRNGENKIYGVISTCVDVTASVVARHQLEDAEERTRVALQAADMGTFDLQVETHYIVTSDRFDEIFGIDKSDNHDDYFDVIHPDDLGDRQKTLNDAFVTGRLLQEYRVIKRSGDMPWVRIQGKVYFNHAGKPVRILGTALDITEQRRLQQVKDDFISIASHELKTPLTSLNASLQLLSRKINTGDAVVNAMLGQANSSLKKLTKLSGDLLDVSKIRTGKGALNLSRIRMADLAKSAGANLLAFSKHRLIISGDIEATVVADGGKIEQVLTNFISNAAKYAPESKDITVLIKSNTAQVKVAVIDKGPGIPEEILPRLFDRYFQAGSSAVQFSGLGLGLFIAAEIIRSHGGTIGVESKVGNGSAFWFSLPDK, encoded by the coding sequence ATGCAAAATAGCACTTCGCCCGGATCGAATATTCCTGATTTTCTCAAAGGCAGTGGTCGGGCCAGGAAGCTCCTGCAGCAGATGGACTGGTCGGTTACACCGCTTGGCCATCCATTACTATGGGAGCCGGTCTTAAAAACTACTGTTGAATTTATGCTGAATTCACCATTGCCAAAGTGTGTGATCTGGGGGGAGGAATTTATTCAGATCTACAACGATGCTTATTGGTCTATTATCGACTTTCAAAACCTTCCTGTGACTCCCGGTAAAAGTGCAAAAGCCGGGCTAGCCCCCATCTGGAATCAAATCGGTGAAGGATATGAAAGGGTCATGAAAGGCGAAACTATTATTCTTAGAGATTATAAGCTAGATAAAAACAATGATCAGTTACCGGACAGATATTTTGATTTTTATAAAGCACCGATATGGCGGGAAGATGGATCTGTCGGCGGAATTCTCCTGACAGCAATTGAAACTACAGAAAAAGTCAGCGCTAACGAAGAACTTGCCAGAAGCAGAGAAAGCCTTATGCTAATTATGCGCTCTGCGCCCGTTGCCATGGTGGTATTTAACGGCCCGGACTTCGTTGTTGAAATAGCCAATGACAAGGCGTTAAAGTTGTGGGGTAGATCTGCGGATGCTGTTATTGGTAAACCCATTCTGGAAGGCATTTCTGAATTTAAGGGCCAGGGCTTTGAACAGATATTTGATGAGGTGTTTAAAGCTGGCTCGTCCATACAGCTCAAAGAAAAGCTGGTATGCCTGTCAAGCGGGCAAAAGACAGAATCTATTTACCTGGACCTTTCTTATGAGCCTTTGCGGAATGGGGAGAATAAGATTTACGGCGTCATATCGACTTGTGTAGATGTTACGGCATCCGTGGTAGCCCGCCATCAGTTGGAAGATGCCGAAGAGCGTACAAGGGTGGCTTTACAGGCTGCAGACATGGGCACTTTTGACCTGCAAGTGGAAACACATTATATTGTTACATCTGACCGGTTTGATGAAATATTTGGCATTGATAAATCGGATAACCACGACGATTACTTTGACGTTATACATCCTGATGACCTGGGCGACCGGCAAAAAACCTTGAATGACGCATTTGTCACCGGCAGGCTGCTTCAAGAGTACAGAGTTATTAAAAGAAGCGGCGATATGCCCTGGGTGCGCATTCAGGGAAAGGTTTATTTTAATCATGCTGGCAAGCCGGTTAGAATACTAGGTACCGCTTTAGACATCACCGAACAGCGACGGTTGCAGCAGGTGAAAGATGATTTTATCAGTATTGCCAGCCATGAACTTAAGACACCGCTCACTTCTTTGAATGCCTCTTTGCAGCTGCTGAGCCGGAAGATTAACACCGGAGATGCTGTTGTAAATGCTATGCTTGGACAGGCAAACAGCAGTTTGAAAAAGCTGACCAAGCTTTCCGGAGACCTTCTGGACGTTTCAAAGATCAGGACTGGAAAAGGGGCGTTAAACTTAAGCAGAATCCGCATGGCTGATCTGGCGAAGTCTGCGGGCGCGAATTTGTTGGCATTTTCAAAACATCGCCTGATCATTTCCGGCGATATTGAAGCAACCGTCGTAGCTGACGGGGGAAAGATTGAACAGGTGCTGACTAACTTTATCAGTAATGCAGCCAAGTATGCGCCTGAATCCAAGGATATCACCGTGCTTATTAAAAGCAATACAGCGCAGGTAAAAGTTGCGGTAATTGATAAAGGGCCAGGAATACCGGAAGAAATATTGCCAAGGCTTTTTGACCGGTACTTTCAGGCTGGCAGCAGTGCAGTACAATTTTCTGGTTTAGGATTGGGTTTATTCATTGCTGCCGAAATTATCAGGTCGCACGGTGGTACGATCGGCGTAGAAAGTAAAGTTGGTAACGGAAGTGCCTTTTGGTTTTCGCTGCCTGATAAGTAA
- a CDS encoding COX15/CtaA family protein: protein MTYRHNQRLITSWLCLGLIMLVVQISLGGITRLTGSGLSITEWKPLLGALPPLTRQAWQDSFEKYQHIAQFKRLNSHFTLADYKAIFFWEWLHREWARLMGLVFLIPFIWFIIRRQISKNMIKPLLILFLLGGLQGAIGWIMVQSGLNDTDVKVSHIRLAIHFMCALFLLSYLLWVVLKRSVPTDKLAGHPSLQGLMLTLLTLVACQLTYGAFMAGMRAALYAPTWPDINGTLLPTNALWNGNDFRHDLIDQPLVVQFIHRTLAYLITLSSVIWFIAAGKVPRQSWIRQYRWLPLLLITVQIVLGVLALLTSVTGHTMHYAVLHQFTGVLIWLTFLTGYYLTSSSSIKKQSTKI, encoded by the coding sequence ATGACGTATAGGCATAACCAACGGCTGATTACCTCCTGGCTATGCCTGGGGCTGATTATGCTCGTTGTTCAAATTTCACTGGGCGGCATTACTCGCCTAACCGGTTCAGGATTATCCATTACTGAGTGGAAACCGCTTTTGGGTGCACTGCCTCCACTTACCCGGCAAGCATGGCAGGATAGCTTTGAAAAGTATCAGCATATTGCACAATTCAAAAGGCTAAATAGTCACTTTACCCTGGCCGATTATAAAGCCATCTTTTTTTGGGAGTGGTTGCACCGGGAATGGGCCCGACTGATGGGTTTGGTTTTTCTAATTCCGTTCATTTGGTTTATTATCCGCAGGCAGATCAGCAAAAATATGATAAAGCCCCTGCTGATATTATTCCTGTTAGGGGGACTACAAGGCGCTATAGGCTGGATAATGGTTCAAAGTGGTTTAAATGATACCGACGTTAAGGTAAGCCATATCCGGCTGGCCATACACTTTATGTGTGCGCTGTTTTTACTGAGCTATCTGCTTTGGGTTGTGTTAAAGCGCAGTGTTCCCACCGATAAACTGGCAGGCCATCCATCCTTACAAGGGTTAATGCTAACGTTACTGACTTTAGTGGCGTGCCAGCTCACTTACGGCGCTTTTATGGCTGGTATGCGTGCCGCACTGTATGCACCCACATGGCCCGACATAAATGGAACGCTTCTCCCCACAAATGCGCTTTGGAATGGTAACGACTTTCGGCACGATTTGATTGATCAGCCGCTGGTAGTGCAGTTTATACACCGTACGCTGGCTTACCTTATTACCCTATCTAGTGTCATTTGGTTTATTGCCGCAGGCAAAGTGCCCCGGCAATCATGGATAAGGCAGTATCGCTGGCTGCCACTACTGCTTATTACCGTACAAATTGTGCTGGGCGTGCTCGCTTTACTAACCAGCGTTACTGGCCACACCATGCATTATGCGGTACTTCATCAGTTTACCGGTGTGCTGATATGGCTTACTTTCTTAACTGGTTACTATTTAACAAGCAGCTCTTCAATAAAAAAGCAGTCCACCAAAATATGA
- a CDS encoding L,D-transpeptidase family protein, with amino-acid sequence MMKKLLDFSTSKSYLYIGVCVLLMMLSLCAESKPGHGQSGFIHPANDTVLQADIQTALKLYHHELYFPKSVKRFYSSTNFSCMWVLPTNKASRTWQAMLALDCVLQFGLNHADYHPNDLKYGQLQQMMEKPQTISNATKARFEIILTDAMLNLINNLHYGKLNPDFPSAKIDDFESSTFSAETILQLALHSADLMSAVTNVQPHSGQYTLLQDQLRLATAQYIGDCYEVPEATIRKMAVNLERLRWLGNTERTYIQVNIPCYTLRFCKPDTTYQFRVIVGKPTTPTPTLQSAITHFTTAPEWKMPQKIFVKELLPKALKDTAYLENNHFAIYNHKGAYVVPGKQNLKQVLQNVSKYYARQSGGCDNALGLVVFRFANPFAVYLHDTPQQQLFNKTNRALSHGCIRVEHAAELAALLLQNDGATGKIPILKKSMAADQNQSFVLKKRLPLAITYLTCEVENGLLTTYNDVYHLDSALEQALYPSSTQLVLQ; translated from the coding sequence ATGATGAAAAAGCTGCTAGATTTCTCCACATCAAAAAGTTATCTGTATATCGGCGTTTGTGTTTTACTAATGATGCTCAGTTTATGTGCAGAAAGTAAACCCGGCCACGGTCAATCCGGATTTATACATCCTGCAAATGATACAGTACTTCAGGCTGACATACAGACCGCCTTAAAATTGTATCATCATGAGCTGTATTTTCCAAAATCTGTCAAACGTTTTTACAGCAGCACTAATTTTTCATGTATGTGGGTATTGCCCACAAATAAAGCCAGTCGAACCTGGCAGGCCATGCTGGCGCTGGATTGCGTGCTGCAATTCGGCTTAAACCATGCCGATTATCATCCTAATGACTTGAAGTATGGGCAATTGCAGCAAATGATGGAAAAGCCGCAAACGATAAGTAACGCCACAAAGGCGCGCTTTGAAATTATACTTACCGATGCCATGCTAAACTTGATCAATAACCTGCATTACGGCAAGTTAAATCCTGATTTTCCGTCAGCTAAGATTGATGATTTTGAATCATCGACATTCAGCGCAGAAACGATTCTGCAGTTAGCCCTGCACAGTGCCGATTTAATGAGTGCCGTTACCAATGTACAGCCCCATTCAGGACAATATACACTATTGCAAGACCAGTTGCGACTGGCAACCGCCCAGTATATCGGCGATTGCTATGAGGTGCCCGAAGCCACCATTCGTAAAATGGCTGTGAACCTGGAAAGGCTGCGCTGGCTGGGGAATACTGAGCGTACCTATATACAGGTTAATATTCCGTGCTATACATTAAGGTTCTGCAAGCCCGATACTACTTACCAATTTCGGGTAATCGTAGGTAAGCCTACAACCCCAACCCCGACCCTGCAAAGCGCCATTACACATTTTACCACTGCACCCGAGTGGAAAATGCCACAAAAAATTTTTGTAAAAGAACTATTGCCCAAAGCACTCAAAGATACCGCCTATTTGGAAAACAATCATTTTGCCATTTATAACCATAAGGGAGCATATGTAGTTCCCGGCAAGCAAAACCTCAAACAGGTGCTACAAAACGTTTCTAAATACTACGCAAGGCAGTCAGGCGGTTGCGATAATGCCTTGGGGCTGGTCGTGTTTCGCTTTGCTAACCCTTTCGCTGTTTATTTACACGACACTCCACAGCAGCAACTGTTCAATAAGACTAACAGAGCGCTTAGTCATGGCTGTATAAGGGTTGAGCACGCCGCAGAACTTGCGGCACTGCTGTTGCAAAATGATGGCGCTACAGGTAAGATACCCATCTTGAAAAAATCTATGGCGGCTGATCAAAATCAATCTTTTGTACTCAAAAAGCGGTTGCCTTTGGCTATTACTTATCTTACTTGTGAAGTTGAAAATGGCTTACTAACAACCTATAACGATGTCTATCATCTAGACAGTGCTTTAGAACAAGCCTTATATCCTTCATCAACGCAGTTGGTATTGCAATAG
- a CDS encoding universal stress protein gives MKTIVVLTDFSAQSENAARFAMSLAQQVKARILLCHAFAVPAEAVGAVQLSWPLEDYACLKEASLQNLNKLAHILKSEAEEHGFTAHEIPPIECFNQAGSVADVVNNVSLNERACMVILGVTHQHAFERFLWGNNGNNLIDCADVPLLFVPAAYAYKPIQRIAFATDWKDTDLTTIHSLSQLAKNFDAALLVTHITPPAPLDWETNDEEERFLNQVTTKINYDHIYYRQITNEDVNDGLSWLSLYGRIEMLAMVHRQCSMAGRLIMGSHTKHMAEATAVPLMVFRDHARPVTF, from the coding sequence ATGAAAACTATCGTTGTGCTTACTGATTTTTCTGCCCAATCTGAAAATGCAGCCCGGTTTGCAATGAGCCTGGCACAGCAAGTTAAGGCGCGTATATTACTATGTCATGCATTTGCTGTACCTGCCGAAGCTGTTGGAGCTGTCCAGTTGTCCTGGCCGCTTGAGGATTACGCCTGCTTAAAAGAAGCAAGTTTGCAAAACTTGAATAAACTTGCGCATATATTGAAAAGCGAGGCTGAAGAACACGGTTTTACTGCTCACGAAATACCGCCTATAGAATGCTTTAACCAGGCAGGTTCGGTGGCTGATGTTGTCAATAATGTGTCCTTGAATGAGCGGGCTTGCATGGTAATTTTAGGAGTTACTCATCAGCATGCATTTGAACGTTTCTTGTGGGGAAACAACGGTAATAACTTGATAGACTGCGCCGATGTACCGCTTTTGTTTGTACCTGCAGCATATGCTTATAAACCTATCCAACGGATTGCATTTGCCACTGACTGGAAGGATACTGATTTGACTACAATACACAGTCTTAGTCAGTTGGCGAAAAACTTTGATGCCGCTTTGCTGGTAACGCATATCACGCCCCCGGCACCACTCGATTGGGAAACGAATGATGAGGAAGAACGATTTCTGAATCAAGTAACAACAAAAATAAACTACGACCATATTTATTACCGGCAAATTACCAATGAGGATGTGAACGACGGGCTCTCCTGGCTTTCCCTTTATGGTCGTATTGAGATGCTCGCTATGGTTCATCGCCAATGCAGTATGGCCGGACGTTTAATTATGGGAAGTCATACCAAGCACATGGCTGAGGCCACTGCAGTTCCATTGATGGTGTTCCGGGATCATGCCAGACCGGTAACCTTTTAA